The following are encoded together in the Candidatus Omnitrophota bacterium genome:
- a CDS encoding thymidylate synthase — protein MSQFLNPVSIESFDLDDAWFQCLNAILEKGHVYTITRGSYQGQRRLEFDFVVVRVKNPAHQIIPIIPEGMSIPSPTDMDYIQGYLSYLLTGTKTETEEYTYGERLVDPKVKVATQSENKMAEELALNVNQVQEVINIYKRQGHGTNQAIMEIGMPSDIKLVDPPCLRLIDTRIRYGKLHFILYFRSWDLWGGFPSNLGGLELVKQYMADEIGVENGEIIAVSKGLHLYEYSWELAKMRTNKYNLEIK, from the coding sequence ATGAGCCAATTTTTAAATCCTGTAAGTATTGAAAGCTTTGATTTAGATGATGCCTGGTTTCAGTGCCTAAACGCTATTTTAGAGAAGGGTCACGTCTATACTATTACGCGTGGCAGTTATCAGGGGCAGCGTCGTCTGGAGTTTGATTTTGTTGTTGTGCGCGTTAAGAATCCAGCCCATCAGATTATTCCCATTATTCCCGAGGGGATGAGTATTCCTTCGCCAACGGATATGGACTATATTCAAGGATATCTTTCCTATCTTTTGACAGGGACTAAGACAGAGACCGAAGAGTACACTTATGGAGAGAGACTTGTTGATCCCAAGGTTAAAGTAGCTACTCAATCCGAAAACAAGATGGCTGAGGAATTGGCCTTAAATGTTAATCAGGTTCAGGAGGTTATTAACATATACAAGAGGCAAGGGCATGGAACTAATCAGGCAATTATGGAAATCGGCATGCCTTCTGATATAAAGCTCGTTGATCCGCCCTGTCTGCGTCTTATCGATACGCGAATTCGTTACGGCAAATTACATTTCATCCTTTATTTTCGCTCCTGGGATTTATGGGGAGGGTTTCCTTCTAATCTGGGTGGATTAGAGCTAGTAAAGCAATATATGGCTGATGAAATCGGCGTTGAAAACGGTGAGATTATTGCTGTAAGTAAAGGACTGCATCTTTACGAATATTCCTGGGAGCTTGCCAAGATGCGTACCAATAAATATAATCTGGAAATAAAATAA
- a CDS encoding PaaI family thioesterase, with protein MSKTDSNKVDKIKLEDDFMCFVCGKHNSSGLGLTFQLDGNTMKTEFTPKKVHQGFANITHGGIIATVLDEVMLNLLYRKNIYALTAELGVRFRKSSKVGEKLFFSSTIDEKKGKIIKTSAQAKNSNGQMIASAQAKCIVVA; from the coding sequence ATGTCCAAGACCGATAGTAATAAGGTTGATAAGATAAAGTTGGAAGATGACTTCATGTGTTTTGTTTGCGGCAAGCATAACAGCTCTGGATTAGGTTTGACTTTCCAGTTAGATGGCAATACAATGAAGACAGAGTTTACCCCTAAGAAAGTACACCAGGGTTTTGCGAATATTACCCATGGAGGTATTATTGCTACTGTATTAGATGAAGTAATGCTTAACCTCCTATACAGAAAAAATATTTATGCCTTAACTGCTGAATTAGGGGTTCGTTTCAGAAAGAGCAGTAAGGTCGGAGAAAAATTGTTTTTTTCATCTACTATAGACGAAAAGAAAGGCAAAATCATAAAGACCTCTGCGCAGGCAAAAAATTCTAATGGCCAGATGATAGCCTCTGCACAGGCAAAGTGCATTGTTGTCGCTTAA
- a CDS encoding DUF3108 domain-containing protein, producing MFQRRCTKILLILAIVLLIVVFLYGKKLASFVFTSKTISRTMDESPFKKGEIINYDVKLYNFRIGKAQLSYEGLEAKKDVQAILITFLTDVANFHDLDKIYAVPKSFYPLRVERSILFFGKEEVIEEDYKSNPKAVTITKNKKGNESSKVITSDRPLQHAISSIYYYRQFKNIKIGRKFYLNLPLDKLELEVKRIEEISVPAGKFQAFYIESVPKKFRLWLSVDEKRIPLKIVGAVSLAPAELVMTNYQEGTHVQDR from the coding sequence ATGTTTCAGAGAAGGTGCACAAAGATTCTTCTGATTCTAGCTATTGTTCTTCTTATTGTTGTTTTTTTGTATGGCAAGAAGTTGGCCTCTTTTGTTTTTACTTCTAAAACAATCAGCAGGACAATGGATGAATCCCCCTTTAAAAAAGGCGAAATAATAAACTATGATGTAAAATTGTATAATTTTAGGATAGGTAAGGCGCAACTCTCCTACGAAGGCCTTGAGGCTAAAAAGGATGTGCAAGCCATACTGATTACTTTTTTAACTGACGTGGCTAACTTCCATGATCTGGATAAAATATATGCAGTGCCAAAATCATTTTATCCTCTTAGGGTTGAGAGAAGCATCCTCTTTTTTGGAAAAGAAGAGGTTATCGAGGAGGACTATAAGAGCAATCCCAAGGCAGTAACTATTACGAAAAATAAAAAGGGAAATGAAAGCAGCAAGGTTATAACATCAGATAGGCCCTTGCAGCATGCCATCTCAAGTATTTATTATTATCGTCAGTTTAAAAATATTAAAATCGGAAGAAAGTTTTACTTAAATTTGCCGTTAGATAAACTTGAGCTTGAGGTAAAGCGCATTGAGGAGATAAGTGTTCCAGCTGGAAAATTTCAGGCCTTTTATATTGAAAGTGTGCCTAAGAAATTTAGGCTTTGGCTTAGCGTTGATGAAAAAAGAATTCCTTTAAAGATCGTAGGGGCAGTATCTTTAGCGCCGGCAGAATTGGTGATGACTAATTATCAGGAAGGTACTCATGTCCAAGACCGATAG
- a CDS encoding DUF3568 family protein, giving the protein MRNLKIRLLVFLFLPLLLTGCSVALVGAGAAGTLVVSADGVTSYFDTDVSGLWQVAFNVLEESGDILKSSKASASIQAKVSGSLVRVRVEEVTDKTVKLTVKARKNLLPKVELAHDITNKISERLRID; this is encoded by the coding sequence ATGCGAAATTTAAAAATAAGATTATTAGTTTTTTTGTTTTTACCACTACTCTTAACTGGCTGTAGCGTTGCCTTGGTAGGTGCGGGTGCTGCTGGTACCTTAGTCGTAAGTGCGGATGGTGTCACTAGTTATTTTGATACTGACGTATCTGGCCTGTGGCAAGTGGCATTTAATGTGTTGGAAGAATCCGGAGATATCTTGAAGAGTAGTAAGGCCTCTGCCAGCATTCAGGCAAAGGTTTCAGGTAGCCTGGTGAGAGTTAGGGTAGAAGAGGTTACTGATAAAACTGTAAAGCTTACTGTGAAGGCCCGCAAAAATTTATTACCAAAGGTAGAGTTGGCCCACGATATAACAAATAAGATCTCAGAACGATTAAGGATAGACTAA
- a CDS encoding flavodoxin family protein yields the protein MSKVKKILFINASPRKGGNTDIVLSKISNSIGKRAQSETIIINDLNFRPCQGCEECAEGAVCILDDDLGGIYKKIADSDVIIFGSPIYFGSLSSQAKMLIDRMQPFWVAKQKRLEEPSLTKEATLNIKRKKGFLVLVSGSSREYFFENAKQIIKNFFDVVNTQYCGQLFYAKIDKKGEILDFPGIEKQAKDIAEAALEL from the coding sequence ATGTCTAAGGTCAAGAAGATCCTGTTTATAAACGCTAGCCCGAGAAAAGGCGGCAACACTGATATTGTACTTAGCAAAATCAGTAATTCTATTGGCAAACGCGCACAATCCGAAACCATTATTATCAATGATTTAAATTTTCGTCCTTGTCAGGGTTGTGAGGAATGCGCAGAAGGCGCAGTTTGCATTCTAGATGACGACCTAGGAGGCATTTACAAAAAAATTGCTGATTCTGATGTTATTATTTTTGGCTCGCCTATTTATTTTGGCAGCTTAAGTTCCCAGGCCAAGATGTTGATTGATCGCATGCAGCCTTTTTGGGTAGCAAAGCAAAAGCGCCTAGAGGAGCCTTCTTTAACAAAGGAGGCAACATTAAATATAAAAAGAAAAAAAGGTTTTTTGGTTTTGGTATCTGGTTCAAGCAGAGAATACTTTTTTGAAAATGCCAAGCAGATTATCAAGAATTTCTTTGATGTAGTTAATACTCAGTATTGCGGTCAGTTATTTTATGCAAAGATAGATAAAAAAGGCGAAATCCTGGATTTTCCCGGCATAGAAAAACAGGCAAAGGATATTGCCGAGGCTGCTTTAGAACTTTAG
- a CDS encoding tyrosine-type recombinase/integrase, whose translation MAVYLKKGNWWIDYYANGKRIRQKISSSKVLAEQVLKKRLVEVAENKHLDVRKELKIKFEDFANEYLELHSKPNNRSWQKSDLIIIQNLKKYFAGKYLYEVTPQDVERYKAKRIKEVSPATVNRALACFKSMYNRAIEWGKARDNPVLKVKLFKENNKRLRYLEKEEIIKLLAKCSKHLKPIVIVALNTGMRRGEILNLKWQDCDFRRGIIHLLNTKNGDKREIPMNEKVKTALIRTKKHSESPYVFCNDKGEPYGNVRKSFFTAMRKAGIINFRFHDLRHSFASHLVMSGVDLNTVRELLGHKSLKMTLRYSHLSPDHKKRAVDVLSKRMDTIWSPEAIVKKSEEKSVVVVH comes from the coding sequence ATGGCTGTCTATCTTAAAAAAGGTAATTGGTGGATTGATTACTACGCTAACGGTAAGCGTATTAGACAGAAGATATCTTCTAGTAAAGTCTTAGCAGAGCAAGTCCTCAAGAAAAGACTAGTAGAGGTAGCTGAGAATAAACATCTAGATGTCCGAAAAGAATTAAAGATTAAGTTTGAGGATTTTGCTAATGAATATTTAGAGCTTCATAGTAAACCAAACAACAGGTCTTGGCAGAAATCAGACCTTATCATTATCCAGAATCTAAAAAAGTATTTTGCAGGCAAATATCTTTATGAGGTAACGCCCCAAGATGTTGAGAGATACAAGGCAAAAAGAATAAAGGAAGTTTCACCAGCAACAGTTAATAGAGCTCTTGCTTGTTTTAAGTCTATGTATAATCGTGCTATTGAGTGGGGAAAGGCAAGAGATAATCCTGTGCTTAAAGTAAAACTTTTTAAGGAGAATAACAAGAGACTTCGCTATCTTGAGAAAGAGGAAATAATTAAATTGCTGGCAAAATGTAGTAAACATCTAAAACCGATTGTTATCGTAGCTTTAAACACTGGGATGCGTAGGGGTGAGATACTTAATCTTAAATGGCAGGACTGCGATTTTAGGCGAGGGATAATTCACCTACTTAATACTAAGAATGGAGATAAGAGAGAAATACCTATGAATGAAAAAGTTAAGACCGCTCTTATTAGAACAAAGAAACATTCTGAGAGTCCATATGTCTTTTGTAATGATAAGGGTGAACCTTATGGTAATGTAAGAAAATCATTCTTTACAGCAATGAGGAAAGCAGGTATAATTAACTTCCGTTTCCACGATTTACGGCATAGCTTTGCCTCACATCTTGTTATGTCAGGAGTCGATTTAAATACTGTTAGAGAGCTTCTAGGACACAAATCCCTTAAAATGACCCTTAGATATAGTCACCTTTCGCCTGACCATAAGAAGCGTGCAGTGGACGTTTTAAGCAAGCGAATGGACACTATTTGGTCACCAGAGGCTATTGTTAAGAAATCGGAAGAAAAGTCTGTTGTTGTAGTTCATTGA
- a CDS encoding AAA family ATPase, producing the protein MEGIDYKQKSFYAGRFFSPSTPIDKRSLFSGRDYQLDRVIDLIFARGQHSVIYGERGVGKTSLANILQEVLEPLAKHKILCSRVNCDISDSFSSLWSKTLNNVSLIMEEPSIGFSQQSKETLVSLKDLVVKENGIKIEDIRKLQQIKDISFVFIFDEFDRIKKGKVTALLADTIKMLSDYSIDVTIILIGVADSIEELVKEHASIDRSLVQILMPRMKSDELSGIINSAVQELKMSIDPKVKQEIVRLSQGLPHYTHLVGLAATRKALQSQRLNITDTDLFEGINDAINDAQQIIINAYTKATTSPRKDTLFKQVLFACALCQVDELGYFAPADVREPLERIVKHKVNIATFNRHLSDFCSEKRGFTLVKTGGKRRYRYRFKNPLLQPYVVMKGLSEKLLE; encoded by the coding sequence ATGGAAGGAATTGATTATAAACAAAAATCTTTTTATGCTGGTCGCTTCTTTAGTCCTTCAACCCCAATAGATAAAAGGAGTCTATTCTCTGGAAGAGATTATCAATTGGATCGTGTTATTGATTTAATCTTTGCCAGAGGTCAACATAGCGTCATTTATGGAGAAAGAGGAGTTGGGAAAACTTCATTGGCAAATATTCTACAGGAAGTTCTTGAACCTTTAGCTAAACATAAGATACTTTGCTCAAGAGTCAATTGTGATATTTCTGATAGTTTTTCGTCTTTATGGAGCAAAACCTTAAATAATGTATCTCTTATAATGGAGGAGCCAAGTATTGGCTTTAGTCAGCAAAGCAAAGAAACGCTTGTTTCTTTAAAAGATTTGGTGGTAAAAGAAAACGGAATAAAAATTGAAGATATTCGTAAGCTCCAACAAATAAAAGACATAAGTTTTGTCTTTATATTTGATGAGTTTGATAGAATCAAAAAGGGTAAAGTAACGGCGTTGCTTGCAGACACAATTAAGATGCTTTCTGATTACTCAATAGATGTTACGATTATTTTAATCGGTGTAGCTGATAGCATCGAAGAATTAGTGAAGGAACACGCATCTATTGATAGGTCATTGGTACAAATTTTGATGCCCAGAATGAAGTCAGATGAACTAAGTGGAATAATTAATTCAGCAGTTCAAGAACTTAAAATGTCGATTGATCCTAAAGTAAAGCAGGAGATAGTACGTTTATCTCAAGGGCTCCCACATTATACGCATTTAGTTGGTTTGGCAGCTACAAGGAAAGCTTTGCAATCTCAACGCTTGAATATCACTGATACAGATTTATTTGAAGGTATAAATGATGCCATAAATGATGCTCAACAAATTATTATAAATGCTTATACCAAAGCTACTACAAGTCCAAGGAAAGATACTTTATTTAAACAAGTATTGTTTGCTTGTGCGTTATGTCAAGTAGATGAGTTAGGTTATTTTGCTCCTGCTGATGTACGTGAACCTTTGGAAAGAATCGTAAAGCATAAAGTGAACATTGCCACCTTTAATCGCCATCTATCAGATTTTTGTTCAGAAAAAAGAGGGTTTACTTTAGTCAAAACTGGAGGAAAGAGAAGATACAGGTATAGATTTAAAAATCCTTTATTACAACCTTATGTAGTAATGAAAGGTCTATCAGAAAAACTTTTGGAGTAA
- a CDS encoding helix-turn-helix domain-containing protein, translating to MERRFVGIKDLSQYLGVAVKTLYNWVCHRKIPCHKFHGALRFDLREIDTWVNKKGIKPLT from the coding sequence ATGGAAAGACGTTTCGTAGGAATTAAGGACTTATCTCAGTATTTGGGTGTAGCAGTAAAGACACTTTACAACTGGGTCTGCCATAGAAAAATCCCTTGCCATAAGTTCCATGGTGCCTTAAGATTTGACCTTAGGGAAATAGATACTTGGGTAAATAAGAAAGGGATAAAACCATTAACCTAA
- a CDS encoding SpoVG family protein, with product MMSEIVITESVVIPVKPTEKGLLGFASCVINDSISLNSIAIYSRPNGEGYRLLYPIKVLPNGKEINIFYPINRETAEIINKAIFQKYEELMEKVVKENEKNETAP from the coding sequence ATGATGAGCGAAATCGTAATTACCGAATCAGTCGTCATACCAGTTAAACCTACCGAGAAAGGCCTTTTGGGCTTTGCTTCCTGTGTAATCAATGATTCTATCTCTCTAAATTCAATCGCAATTTACTCACGTCCAAATGGCGAAGGCTACCGTTTGCTATATCCCATTAAAGTATTGCCCAATGGCAAAGAGATCAACATTTTTTATCCTATTAACCGAGAAACCGCAGAAATAATTAACAAAGCTATATTTCAGAAATACGAAGAATTGATGGAAAAAGTGGTGAAAGAAAATGAAAAGAATGAGACAGCCCCTTAA
- a CDS encoding CsgG/HfaB family protein, whose product MKKILVVLLCLGLVGCANPSYFRRNSKFIPNNWSKIAVLPFSGDMRFTQVATDTLNLHLLEQDDFVLVEPSTIQFAITKIGVKNDVNNAITILEAQKIGESVNAEVVLLGNITSYNNGLTLNAFATVKMIDTKTGQIVSVSHKPSGLLMGWSEHQAAVAAVRRTAKDMLKALRELANLNKIPQHTKESSDSDT is encoded by the coding sequence ATGAAGAAGATTCTTGTTGTCTTGTTATGTTTGGGTTTGGTTGGATGCGCTAATCCTTCTTATTTTAGAAGAAATAGTAAGTTTATTCCGAATAATTGGTCAAAAATTGCGGTTTTACCTTTTTCAGGAGACATGCGATTTACTCAAGTAGCCACAGACACACTAAATCTCCACCTTTTAGAGCAAGATGATTTCGTACTTGTTGAGCCTTCAACAATTCAGTTTGCAATTACTAAAATAGGCGTAAAAAACGATGTCAATAACGCTATTACTATTCTTGAAGCACAAAAAATTGGAGAATCGGTTAATGCTGAAGTGGTACTGTTAGGTAACATAACTTCATATAATAACGGGTTAACTCTGAATGCTTTTGCTACAGTAAAAATGATTGATACAAAAACTGGACAGATAGTTTCCGTAAGTCATAAGCCAAGCGGGCTATTGATGGGATGGAGTGAACATCAGGCTGCGGTAGCTGCGGTTAGACGAACTGCAAAAGATATGTTAAAAGCATTAAGAGAATTAGCTAATCTGAATAAAATACCACAACATACTAAGGAATCATCTGACAGCGATACTTGA
- a CDS encoding PIN domain-containing protein — protein sequence MKRNDELFFDTSAFVKYYNKEPTGTKAVTFWIESHKKDKKRANRLSLFLPDICITETFLVFYTKRYTDKSKRINDDKFLTMKTNFTYDLEKRKYNICSITRKDIIKTYEIFDHARDIYLEYNEERDFLSCIDVLIVGMAANFKKRHKDFFLVTCDLAMAKVAERLSIAVLDPNNYQTFPDRLKPS from the coding sequence ATGAAAAGAAATGATGAATTATTCTTTGATACGAGTGCCTTTGTAAAGTATTACAATAAGGAGCCGACTGGAACAAAAGCAGTTACATTTTGGATAGAGAGCCACAAAAAAGATAAAAAGAGAGCTAATAGGCTCTCTTTATTTTTGCCAGACATCTGTATTACTGAAACGTTTTTGGTATTTTACACTAAGAGATATACAGATAAAAGTAAACGTATAAATGATGATAAATTTTTAACGATGAAAACCAATTTTACATATGATCTTGAAAAACGAAAATATAATATATGTTCTATAACACGTAAGGATATTATAAAAACGTATGAAATATTTGATCATGCAAGAGATATATATTTAGAATATAATGAAGAAAGAGACTTCCTTAGTTGTATAGATGTTTTGATAGTAGGAATGGCAGCAAATTTTAAGAAGAGACATAAAGATTTTTTTCTTGTAACATGCGATTTGGCAATGGCTAAAGTTGCCGAGAGATTGAGTATAGCTGTATTAGATCCGAATAATTACCAAACTTTTCCAGACAGACTCAAGCCTAGCTAA
- a CDS encoding NAD(P)H-hydrate dehydratase — protein MQLPAQLSKRKPNSHKGNYGHIFALCGSAGLTGAAILTARSSLRTGAGLVTLGIPKSLNNIFQKQLVEVMTLPLAQTSSQSASIKALPKINNFLKKVDVLAIGPGLSLNLSTQKLVRSIIAHCKLKMVIDADAINALAANLKVLKLRAKKRLNRNLVLTPHPGEMARLIAKSTSYVQGHRKEVASKFSKEFGLTLILKGYRSIVADFSGKVYINTTGNPGMATAGCGDVLTGIVASFLAQGLDVYSAAKYATYIHGLAGDLAARESGELSLIASDLIERIPEAIKKSSQ, from the coding sequence ATGCAGTTGCCAGCGCAGTTATCGAAAAGAAAGCCCAATTCACATAAGGGAAATTACGGACACATATTTGCCTTATGTGGTTCAGCCGGATTGACGGGAGCTGCAATACTCACAGCGCGCTCAAGTCTGAGAACAGGAGCTGGATTAGTTACGCTAGGCATACCAAAAAGCCTTAATAATATATTCCAGAAGCAATTAGTTGAAGTAATGACCCTGCCTTTGGCCCAGACAAGCTCTCAGTCAGCCAGTATTAAGGCCTTACCAAAAATAAATAATTTTCTAAAGAAGGTAGACGTTCTGGCAATAGGTCCCGGATTATCATTAAATCTATCGACACAAAAATTAGTTCGCAGTATTATTGCTCATTGTAAACTGAAGATGGTTATTGATGCTGATGCAATAAATGCCTTGGCTGCAAATTTAAAGGTATTAAAACTAAGGGCAAAAAAAAGACTCAATAGGAATTTAGTCTTAACACCCCATCCAGGAGAGATGGCCAGACTTATTGCCAAGTCCACCTCTTATGTCCAGGGCCACAGAAAAGAAGTTGCTTCTAAATTCTCAAAAGAATTTGGTCTGACGCTTATCTTGAAAGGTTATCGAAGTATTGTTGCTGATTTCTCCGGCAAGGTTTATATTAATACTACAGGAAATCCAGGTATGGCAACAGCTGGATGTGGAGACGTACTTACAGGCATTGTTGCTTCTTTCCTAGCCCAAGGTTTGGATGTTTATTCTGCGGCTAAGTATGCGACATATATCCATGGCCTAGCAGGCGATTTAGCAGCAAGGGAAAGTGGCGAGTTGAGTTTAATCGCCTCGGATTTAATTGAAAGAATCCCTGAGGCAATAAAAAAAAGTAGTCAATAA
- the acpS gene encoding holo-ACP synthase — MIIGTGIDIIEVERIEKAIERGGDNFLKRIFTVREIGYAKSKKLSSMHLAGRFAAKEAVLKGFSRGQFNFKDIEILNDDVGRPFCRLSRDGFNIAISISHTENYAVASAVIEKKAQFT; from the coding sequence ATGATTATTGGTACAGGTATAGATATAATTGAAGTAGAGCGTATTGAAAAGGCAATTGAGCGCGGTGGCGATAATTTCTTGAAACGAATTTTTACGGTGCGAGAAATCGGATACGCCAAAAGTAAAAAATTATCTTCAATGCATCTTGCAGGCAGATTTGCCGCAAAAGAGGCAGTGCTTAAGGGCTTTAGCCGCGGTCAATTCAATTTTAAGGATATAGAGATACTAAATGATGATGTAGGCAGGCCATTTTGCCGGCTTAGTAGAGACGGATTTAATATTGCAATCTCTATTTCCCATACGGAAAATTATGCAGTTGCCAGCGCAGTTATCGAAAAGAAAGCCCAATTCACATAA
- a CDS encoding pyridoxine 5'-phosphate synthase → MMRLGVNVDHVATLRQARKSTLISPIEAAKICLLNGADGIVVHLREDRRHIQDKDVFRLRKVIRSHLNLEMSINKDIVDIATRLRPDVSTLVPERRQELTTEGGLDVASNESKIKNVVKRLKSCGINVSLFIDPVKKQIKAAKRVGADTIELHTGKYAEAKNHKLRRQLLKDLKLKTNFARQLGLCVAAGHGLDYSNTADVVAIKGIEELNIGYSIICRAVFFGLGTAVRQMRKLMDRA, encoded by the coding sequence ATTATGAGGTTAGGTGTAAATGTTGATCATGTTGCAACATTGCGACAGGCTCGTAAAAGCACGCTTATTTCTCCTATAGAGGCGGCAAAGATATGCCTCTTAAATGGCGCTGACGGCATTGTGGTTCATCTGCGCGAGGACAGAAGACATATCCAGGACAAGGATGTATTTAGATTAAGGAAGGTTATTCGTTCGCATCTAAATTTGGAGATGTCAATCAATAAGGATATAGTTGATATTGCCACGCGCCTTAGGCCGGATGTTTCAACATTAGTTCCTGAGAGACGTCAAGAATTAACTACCGAAGGCGGCCTAGACGTTGCATCCAATGAATCTAAAATTAAAAATGTTGTTAAACGTCTTAAATCTTGCGGTATTAATGTCAGCTTGTTCATTGATCCTGTAAAAAAACAAATCAAGGCGGCAAAAAGAGTAGGCGCAGATACAATAGAGTTACATACTGGAAAATACGCCGAGGCTAAGAATCATAAATTGCGCCGCCAACTACTTAAAGACTTAAAACTCAAGACCAATTTTGCCAGGCAACTTGGTCTTTGCGTGGCAGCAGGTCATGGCCTTGATTATTCCAATACAGCAGATGTTGTAGCAATAAAGGGAATAGAAGAGCTTAATATCGGTTATTCTATTATTTGTAGAGCAGTTTTCTTCGGGCTGGGAACCGCTGTTAGGCAAATGCGTAAATTAATGGATAGAGCGTAA
- the cdaA gene encoding diadenylate cyclase CdaA encodes MLEYVNLLWRPILEISILWFIFYRMLIFFEGTRAVHVLRGIIILIIAFFVSQRLGLLTIEWLLTKLFAFWLIGTIILFQPELRQGLAHLGQHHLFHLPPKEEEVEEMIKELIKAIRRFSYENVGAIIALERHHKLKTFVESGIRLDSMISAELLNSIFVPGAPLHDGGVVISGNRIIAASCLFPLTQQPGLSPTLGTRHRAAIGLTEETDAVVIVVSENKGVVSSALNGRLEQNLDVEKLDKTLKNLLIKRNKI; translated from the coding sequence ATGTTAGAATACGTTAATTTATTGTGGCGCCCGATATTGGAAATCAGCATTCTTTGGTTCATATTCTACAGGATGCTTATTTTCTTTGAGGGTACGCGAGCTGTCCATGTCTTGAGAGGAATAATTATTCTTATTATTGCCTTTTTTGTTTCTCAAAGACTTGGATTGCTTACTATCGAATGGTTGCTTACTAAGTTATTTGCATTTTGGTTGATAGGTACGATCATTTTGTTTCAGCCAGAATTACGTCAAGGCCTTGCTCACTTAGGACAACATCATCTCTTTCATTTGCCGCCAAAAGAAGAAGAGGTAGAGGAGATGATTAAAGAGCTGATTAAGGCTATTCGTAGGTTTTCTTATGAGAATGTTGGAGCAATCATTGCTTTAGAGAGACACCATAAATTAAAAACATTTGTAGAAAGCGGGATTCGCCTAGATAGTATGATTAGCGCTGAATTACTTAATAGTATTTTTGTTCCTGGCGCCCCACTTCACGATGGCGGTGTGGTTATCAGTGGTAACAGGATTATTGCTGCTTCTTGTCTTTTTCCCTTAACGCAACAGCCAGGACTTTCTCCTACACTAGGCACAAGACATCGTGCTGCCATTGGTTTAACCGAAGAGACCGATGCTGTCGTAATTGTTGTCTCTGAAAATAAAGGAGTTGTATCTTCAGCGCTTAACGGCAGATTGGAGCAGAATCTTGATGTTGAGAAATTAGATAAGACACTAAAGAATTTATTAATAAAGAGAAATAAAATATGA